A window of the Leucothrix mucor DSM 2157 genome harbors these coding sequences:
- a CDS encoding sarcosine oxidase subunit gamma produces the protein MSNITTQTDTTVSTQNVVQMNQIPADDSVRAESPLYHADLKTVAEKGAQDAGITLQELALLDHLVLRGNTDNAAFAAGVESALGMTLPANLQSTENEGRVIRWISPDEWLITTTGGTGFELEQQLREAIGDTHFAIVNVSGGQTVITVDGADSEEMLKKCTPYDIHISHMPVGKVVTSLFGKSQAVIRRTGEQGFELVIRRSFADYSWLWLQDACAEFGFSVKA, from the coding sequence GTGTCTAATATCACTACACAAACAGATACTACGGTCAGCACGCAAAACGTTGTTCAGATGAATCAAATTCCGGCGGATGATAGCGTTCGTGCGGAAAGCCCTTTGTATCATGCTGATTTGAAAACTGTCGCTGAAAAAGGTGCACAGGATGCTGGGATCACATTGCAGGAATTGGCACTACTGGATCATTTAGTACTACGTGGTAACACCGACAATGCAGCATTTGCTGCGGGTGTAGAATCAGCACTAGGAATGACCCTACCTGCTAACTTGCAAAGTACTGAGAATGAAGGCCGTGTGATTCGCTGGATCTCACCGGATGAGTGGCTAATCACCACCACTGGCGGCACTGGTTTTGAGTTAGAGCAACAACTGCGCGAGGCTATCGGTGATACACATTTTGCTATTGTGAATGTATCTGGTGGCCAGACGGTAATTACTGTGGATGGCGCGGATTCTGAGGAAATGTTGAAGAAGTGTACGCCCTATGATATCCATATTAGCCACATGCCCGTGGGGAAGGTTGTGACATCGCTATTTGGCAAGTCACAGGCAGTGATTCGTCGCACGGGTGAGCAGGGATTTGAGCTAGTAATCCGCAGAAGTTTTGCGGATTACAGCTGGCTTTGGTTGCAGGATGCCTGCGCGGAATTTGGTTTTTCAGTCAAAGCTTAG
- a CDS encoding sarcosine oxidase subunit alpha, producing MTQKNRLPSGGRIDRDQSLSFSYNGKTYTGMTGDTVASALLANGVDIVGRSFKYSRPRGIMAAGAEEPNALLQLGATEATQTPNVRATQQDLFDGLVASATNGWPNAENDMMGLVGKLGGRAMPPGFYYKTFMYPQSMWETYEKFIRKAAGFGRSSLESDVDIYDNINQHPDVLIVGGGPAGLSAALAAAKSGARVILADEQAEFGGSLLDSTAQINMLPAAEWVKQTVAELSAYDNVMLLPRSTVNGYHDHNFLTIHERCTDHLGDRSPLGKVRQRMHRIRAKWVVLATGSHERPLVFGNNDLPGVMLASAVSTYVRRYAVAPGSKLVLMTTNDNAYQTAFDWLDAGREVVAIVDTRTNPDSECILVAKSRGIKVITGSGVIEAKGSKRVTGAMVAQMNEAGDKLTGDAQLLECDLIASSGGWSPAIHLSCHTGSRPVWSDEAIGFLPGETIQKQLTAGAINGSYQLDACLREGTEQGLTAARNAGFDVEDMDEAVTEPVIEGKPMALFHIPHSKATSRAPKQFVDFQNDVTAAAIELATREGFESIEHVKRYTAMGFGTDQGKTGNINGMAIAAKSLNKTIPETGTTIFRPNYTPVTFGAIVGRNCGDLFDPERYTAIHRWHMENGALFEDVGQWKRPWYYPKAGESMQDTLNRECKATRESVGLLDASTLGKIDIQGKDAREFLGRVYTNAWAKLAVGKCRYGLMCGEDGMVFDDGVTACLGKNHFLMTTTTGGAARVLSWLEIYHQTEWPEMEVYFNSVTDHWSTATISGPNARKVMEKLTSDIDLDAESFKFMDWRSGTVAGVPARVFRISFTGELSYEVNVQANYGLAVWEAIIEAGAEFNITPYGTETMHVLRAEKGFIIVGQDTDGSVHPYDLDHGWAVVNTKPFSFIGKRGMARADCVRPNRKHLVGLKTKVADAVIPEGSQAVNDPEQKIPMDMLGHVTSSYYSANLGHSIAMGMIKNGLNRMGESVFYPLADGRIIEAEVCSPVLYDPKGERQRV from the coding sequence ATGACACAGAAAAATCGCCTCCCTTCCGGTGGTCGCATTGACCGTGATCAAAGCCTGAGCTTTAGCTACAACGGCAAAACTTATACCGGTATGACGGGTGACACCGTCGCCTCTGCTCTACTCGCTAATGGTGTAGACATCGTTGGCCGCAGCTTTAAATATAGCCGCCCTCGTGGAATTATGGCTGCCGGTGCTGAAGAACCTAACGCGCTGTTACAGCTGGGTGCCACTGAAGCGACTCAAACACCAAACGTGCGTGCTACACAGCAAGACTTATTCGATGGCTTAGTTGCTAGTGCCACAAACGGCTGGCCGAATGCTGAAAACGACATGATGGGTTTGGTAGGAAAACTGGGTGGCCGCGCAATGCCACCAGGGTTTTACTACAAGACCTTTATGTACCCGCAATCGATGTGGGAGACCTACGAGAAGTTCATTCGTAAGGCGGCCGGTTTTGGTCGTAGCTCGCTAGAGTCTGACGTTGATATTTATGACAACATCAATCAGCACCCCGACGTATTAATTGTTGGTGGTGGGCCTGCAGGTTTAAGTGCAGCACTGGCTGCAGCAAAGAGTGGCGCACGTGTCATTCTGGCTGATGAGCAAGCTGAATTTGGTGGCTCTTTGCTCGATAGCACGGCGCAAATCAATATGTTGCCAGCGGCGGAGTGGGTAAAGCAAACCGTTGCTGAGTTAAGTGCTTATGACAATGTCATGTTGCTGCCTCGCTCAACCGTTAATGGTTATCACGATCACAACTTCCTGACGATTCATGAGCGTTGCACCGATCACTTAGGTGACCGTTCGCCATTGGGTAAGGTCCGCCAACGCATGCATCGGATTCGCGCTAAATGGGTTGTTTTAGCCACGGGTTCTCATGAGCGTCCGCTGGTATTTGGTAATAATGATTTACCGGGCGTGATGTTGGCCTCAGCTGTTTCAACTTACGTGCGTCGCTATGCTGTTGCGCCCGGCTCGAAGCTCGTGTTAATGACCACTAACGACAATGCCTACCAAACGGCTTTTGATTGGCTGGATGCAGGTCGTGAAGTGGTTGCCATCGTTGATACTCGCACCAACCCAGACAGTGAATGCATCTTGGTCGCAAAATCTCGCGGCATTAAAGTCATTACTGGCTCAGGCGTTATCGAAGCCAAAGGCAGCAAACGCGTTACTGGTGCAATGGTTGCGCAAATGAATGAAGCCGGCGATAAACTGACTGGTGATGCGCAATTGCTGGAATGTGATTTAATTGCCAGCTCTGGCGGTTGGAGCCCTGCGATTCACTTGTCTTGCCATACAGGCAGCCGTCCGGTTTGGAGCGATGAGGCAATCGGCTTCCTACCCGGCGAAACCATACAAAAGCAGCTGACTGCAGGTGCTATCAATGGCAGCTATCAGTTAGATGCTTGCTTGCGAGAAGGTACCGAACAAGGTTTGACTGCAGCACGCAATGCCGGTTTTGATGTTGAGGATATGGACGAAGCGGTTACTGAGCCTGTGATTGAAGGCAAGCCAATGGCCCTATTTCACATTCCACACAGCAAAGCCACCAGCCGTGCACCGAAGCAGTTTGTCGATTTCCAGAATGACGTAACAGCCGCTGCGATTGAATTAGCCACTCGTGAAGGCTTTGAATCCATTGAGCACGTGAAGCGTTACACCGCAATGGGCTTTGGAACAGATCAGGGTAAAACCGGCAACATTAACGGCATGGCGATCGCTGCCAAGTCGCTGAATAAAACCATTCCTGAAACTGGCACCACCATCTTCCGCCCGAACTACACGCCAGTCACCTTTGGCGCGATTGTAGGACGTAACTGTGGTGATTTATTCGACCCAGAACGTTACACCGCAATCCACCGCTGGCACATGGAAAACGGCGCATTGTTTGAGGATGTCGGCCAATGGAAACGCCCTTGGTACTACCCAAAAGCTGGCGAAAGCATGCAGGACACGCTTAACCGCGAATGCAAAGCGACTCGCGAAAGTGTTGGTCTTTTGGATGCTTCCACACTGGGTAAAATTGATATTCAAGGTAAGGATGCACGTGAGTTCTTAGGCCGCGTTTATACCAATGCTTGGGCTAAACTAGCTGTTGGCAAATGTCGCTACGGTTTGATGTGTGGCGAAGATGGCATGGTGTTTGACGATGGTGTGACCGCTTGCTTGGGTAAGAATCATTTCTTGATGACCACTACTACCGGCGGCGCAGCACGGGTATTGTCTTGGTTGGAAATCTATCATCAGACCGAATGGCCCGAGATGGAAGTATATTTCAACTCCGTCACCGACCATTGGTCAACGGCAACGATCTCAGGGCCAAATGCCCGTAAAGTCATGGAAAAGCTCACCAGCGATATTGATCTGGATGCAGAAAGCTTCAAGTTCATGGACTGGCGCTCTGGCACGGTCGCTGGTGTTCCGGCTCGTGTATTCCGTATTTCCTTTACTGGCGAGTTGTCTTACGAGGTTAACGTGCAAGCCAATTACGGCTTAGCCGTTTGGGAAGCGATTATTGAGGCCGGTGCGGAATTTAATATCACGCCTTACGGCACCGAAACCATGCACGTATTGCGCGCAGAAAAAGGCTTCATTATTGTCGGGCAAGACACCGATGGCTCGGTGCATCCATATGATTTAGATCACGGCTGGGCAGTGGTTAACACCAAGCCGTTTAGCTTTATCGGTAAACGCGGCATGGCACGTGCAGATTGTGTTCGTCCTAACCGTAAGCACTTGGTTGGTCTGAAAACTAAAGTAGCTGATGCTGTTATTCCGGAAGGCTCTCAGGCAGTCAATGATCCTGAGCAGAAAATCCCAATGGACATGTTGGGACATGTTACCTCCAGTTATTACAGTGCTAACCTTGGTCATTCAATTGCCATGGGCATGATTAAAAACGGTTTGAATCGCATGGGTGAGTCTGTATTTTACCCGCTAGCAGATGGCCGCATTATTGAAGCGGAAGTCTGCAGCCCTGTACTCTACGATCCAAAAGGAGAACGCCAACGTGTCTAA
- a CDS encoding sarcosine oxidase subunit beta family protein yields the protein MQRYSGFGLVKHALSYHENWQRVWRNPTPKAKYDVIIVGGGGHGLATAYYLAKVHNITNVAVIEKGYLGGGNTARNTTIVRSNYLWDEAANLYEHAMKLWEGLSQDLNYNVMFSQRGVLNLGHTLQDMRDINRRVNANRLNGIDGEVLDAQGVKEVEPMMDCSDRPRYPIMGASFQPRAGVARHDAVAWGYARAADTLGVDLFQQCEVTGFLKEDGAAVGVVTKQQGEIKADRIGCVVAGNSGVVAKMAGFRLPVESHPLQALVSEPIKPILNTVTMSNQVHGYVSQSDKGDLVIGAGIDGYLGYGQRGSYGTIEHNIQAIVELFPCFSRVRMNRQWGGIVDTTADACPIISATPVENLFFNCGWGTGGFKATPGSGHTFAETLAKGEASDLAKPFSMFRFHDGALIDEHGAAGVAH from the coding sequence ATGCAGCGATATTCCGGGTTCGGGCTGGTCAAACACGCCCTTAGCTATCATGAAAACTGGCAGCGCGTCTGGCGCAATCCAACCCCTAAAGCCAAATACGATGTGATTATTGTCGGCGGTGGCGGGCACGGTTTAGCGACCGCTTACTACCTTGCCAAAGTCCACAACATCACCAATGTTGCAGTCATCGAAAAAGGCTACCTCGGCGGCGGAAACACCGCACGAAACACCACGATCGTGCGCTCAAACTATCTATGGGATGAAGCCGCAAACCTTTACGAGCACGCGATGAAACTCTGGGAAGGCTTATCCCAAGACTTAAATTACAACGTCATGTTCTCACAACGTGGCGTACTTAACCTCGGCCACACATTACAAGACATGCGCGACATTAATCGCCGTGTTAACGCCAACCGTTTAAACGGGATTGATGGCGAAGTATTAGATGCCCAAGGTGTGAAAGAAGTCGAGCCAATGATGGACTGCTCCGACCGTCCACGTTACCCAATCATGGGAGCATCATTCCAGCCTCGTGCTGGTGTTGCACGGCATGATGCGGTGGCTTGGGGCTATGCCCGTGCCGCTGATACATTGGGCGTTGATCTATTCCAACAGTGCGAAGTGACCGGCTTCTTAAAAGAAGATGGCGCAGCAGTTGGGGTTGTCACAAAGCAGCAAGGCGAAATCAAAGCCGATCGCATTGGTTGCGTGGTTGCGGGTAACTCAGGGGTTGTTGCTAAGATGGCTGGCTTCCGTTTGCCAGTTGAGTCTCACCCATTACAGGCACTGGTTTCTGAGCCAATCAAGCCAATCCTGAACACGGTCACCATGTCCAATCAAGTACATGGCTATGTGTCGCAGTCAGACAAAGGCGACTTGGTGATCGGTGCGGGGATTGATGGCTATTTGGGTTATGGTCAGCGTGGTTCATACGGCACTATCGAGCACAATATTCAAGCTATTGTCGAGCTATTCCCTTGCTTTAGTCGTGTGCGCATGAATCGCCAATGGGGCGGTATCGTTGACACGACAGCCGATGCTTGCCCGATCATCTCCGCTACACCGGTTGAGAACTTATTCTTCAACTGCGGCTGGGGAACCGGCGGATTTAAAGCCACACCAGGCTCAGGCCACACCTTTGCTGAGACACTTGCGAAAGGCGAAGCCAGCGACTTAGCCAAGCCATTCTCCATGTTCCGTTTCCACGACGGTGCACTCATTGACGAACACGGCGCTGCCGGCGTTGCCCACTAA
- a CDS encoding sarcosine oxidase subunit delta — protein sequence MFYIYCPYCEEHREEEEFHAAGEAHIPRPLDPDNCTDQEWGEFLFFRTNPRGLHHELWVHGVGCRKFFNITRDTQTYEIKETYKIGTKPQFTRAEENA from the coding sequence ATGTTTTATATTTATTGTCCTTACTGCGAAGAGCACCGTGAGGAAGAAGAATTCCACGCTGCTGGCGAAGCGCATATTCCACGCCCGCTAGACCCAGATAACTGCACCGATCAAGAATGGGGCGAATTCCTGTTTTTCCGGACGAATCCACGCGGCCTGCACCATGAGTTGTGGGTACACGGCGTTGGTTGTCGCAAATTCTTTAATATCACGCGCGATACGCAGACGTATGAGATTAAAGAGACTTACAAAATTGGTACGAAACCACAGTTCACTCGTGCGGAGGAGAACGCCTGA
- a CDS encoding homocysteine S-methyltransferase family protein, producing MKNNALMILDGGMGRELKRRGAPFRQPEWSALAMMEAPEIVRQVHDDYIQSGAQLITTNSYALVPFHLSEEVFKEQGLSLAQRSGDVARKAADASSTPVKVAGSLAPLFGSYRADLFEAEKVEALATPLIQGLEPYVDLWLSETQSLIAEPVAVKAVIDKLSSSKKPFWVSFTLEDSLAIEEPVLRSGETVVDAVKAMHTSGADAVLFNCCQPEVIEKALLVAKETFAELGQPDFPLGAYANAFPPQPKDAKANENVSALRDDLDPSDYLGWAKEWQKAGASLIGGCCGIGPEHIAVLSQELS from the coding sequence ATGAAAAACAATGCTTTAATGATTCTTGATGGTGGCATGGGTCGTGAGTTGAAGCGACGTGGAGCACCTTTCAGACAACCTGAGTGGTCAGCTCTAGCGATGATGGAAGCTCCGGAAATTGTTCGCCAAGTGCATGATGATTATATTCAAAGTGGTGCTCAGCTGATAACCACCAATAGTTATGCACTGGTGCCTTTTCATCTTAGTGAAGAAGTATTTAAAGAGCAGGGTTTGAGCTTGGCTCAACGCTCAGGTGATGTTGCGAGAAAAGCTGCCGATGCTAGTAGCACCCCAGTTAAGGTAGCTGGGTCGTTAGCGCCATTGTTTGGATCATATCGTGCAGATCTATTTGAAGCAGAAAAGGTTGAAGCCCTGGCTACACCATTAATTCAGGGGCTTGAGCCTTATGTTGATCTATGGTTATCAGAAACTCAGAGTTTAATTGCTGAGCCAGTAGCTGTTAAAGCGGTGATAGATAAGCTTAGTAGCAGTAAAAAACCGTTTTGGGTCTCCTTTACTCTAGAAGACTCCTTGGCTATTGAGGAACCAGTATTACGTTCTGGTGAAACAGTCGTTGATGCAGTTAAAGCGATGCATACAAGCGGCGCTGACGCAGTATTATTTAATTGCTGCCAGCCAGAGGTCATTGAAAAAGCACTGTTAGTGGCTAAAGAAACCTTTGCTGAATTAGGGCAGCCAGACTTTCCATTAGGTGCTTATGCAAATGCATTCCCACCTCAGCCAAAAGATGCCAAAGCGAATGAAAATGTCAGTGCGTTGCGGGACGATTTAGACCCTTCTGATTATTTAGGTTGGGCGAAAGAGTGGCAAAAGGCAGGAGCAAGCTTGATTGGAGGCTGCTGTGGAATTGGTCCAGAGCATATTGCAGTATTGTCTCAAGAACTGAGCTAA